AATCGAAGCAAACAATCTCCCTTATctctctgttgactttttattatTATCGTTTTGTTTAAGAACTGATGCGCTGGACCAGCATGTAGTGAGTTGTCTCAGTCAGATTTGCCTTCACTGGTTGTTTCCCCATCTTCACTATTGTTTTGAGTTGCATCGAATATTTCTGGTAGCACTAGATCTAGGATCTGTTTGGACAGAGATTTCCTTTTTTCCACGATTTTCTTTCTTACACTGCTCAGCAAGGGATCATAAGTCTGTTTAACATCAGCTCTCCCACGAaaactttattgcaaaattttgccAGTAAACGCGAAAGTTTTTATTTCGGCCCCAGCCGCCTTACCTAGACAACTTTCTAGTTGCATCCGCAAAAGAGGAGCAGCTTGAACATTTAcgaaaaatttttgaacgaCTGCCAACGTTTATTAAATTAAAGTAATTCCGTCGAAATGTGTTTGGAATTAAGAAGATAAGAGCACCTAGATTAATCGATCAAAACGGAACCAAACCAATCCCAACACAAGTGGAAACAATCAAAAGTTTTAAACGCCCGACAAATTTAGTCAAATTGCGAAGATACCTGGGAATCGGAAATTTCTGCCGCTGCGATATTAGCGCCTTTAAACTCACTTACAAAAGGCTACCGAAAAACGATCAAAGATCCGTTGAGtggagagaagaagctcaagctGCTTTCGAATTGAGCAAAATTTAATCGCGAATGTGACACTTTTAGCGCATTCAAAGCCTGGAGCACCACTAATCATCACATCGAAGACTGACATTGGCGCAATGCTGGAGCCAAGACCGAAATTGGAAGCCACTAGAGattttctcccagaagctatgcgaaaaacaaaatgaaatactTACGATAAGGAACTCCTTGCAATTTACGAAGGAATCAAACATTTTCGCAACATGTTTGAGCGCATGAGTTTTATGTTCCGAACAGATAACAAACAAACGACTTACTTTCACCGTCAATCAGCATGCAGACAAAGCTGCCCCAAGCAAGGGGCAACTATTACGATTTTTTCAGTTGACATCGCCGAGAAACAATACATCGAACGGGAATTACAAGAAACTCTTCGACAATAACCGTCTCTGCATTTACATCCAATAAATATCGAAGAGAGCAAGATAATTTATTTGGATATTGAATCAGGCAGTATCAGACCGTATATCCCTTCTGTACTTAGTCGcaaaattttcaacaatttcacGAACTGTCACACCCAAGCGGAGCACAACAGAAATACGTGTGGCCTGCATCAGAAAAGATATTACAAGATGGTCAAGAATTTGCATAGCATGCGTCTAAGGTCAGCAGACACGTTAAAAACACCTCTCAACAGTTCTTAAAACCTGACACACGTTTCCAACTTATACATCTTGATATTGTGGGACCCCTCCCTTCTTCCCATGGATTTATCTACGCGCTCACTATCATAGACCAGTTCACACGTTGGCCAGAAGCCCCCAGATCCCCACTGACACCGTAATTCCTGGTTCCGATCCGGGCATGGGGGATATTGAACCCtcgtttgctaaagcatccgagatttcatttccctttacaccacaataaccaggtacccagagtagtttcaccgtattaaatctagaaacAGCGTtccatcgatttctacattcctgaacaatttttgaagtgatcaagtgTCTGTGTCTTCTTACCACTCGGAGAGTTAGCGAGTTACAATCCTCTGTTACCATCTTTATACGTTTTTGGACATTCTTAGTGTAGTggtaaactaccacaggctttcccaccacgacaaggtagtgtCTGAGGGGGAGTTCCACGGTATTACTTGGCTTTCAAACTACAGTCAAGGAAGACCTCAATTGTTTAGCAACTGAGTTGGTCTACCAGAGGAATTCTTCATCAGCAATGGCATCCCAACCGGCTGCCAAATAGCCGCCGAAACTGAACTTGAGAGAATGCAGAAATTTCGACCCACAATAGTCAATCGCTTACACACCAACATCTCATTCGTGTGCAACGTCAGCGTTcaggaaaaaaaaatgcatataCACCTGCATCTGGAGGAATCATCAAAACATACTCCGGTCCACGAACGAGGAAAACTTCACAGAAATCAGTGTCAGTCGACAGGCCGAGCGTCACTTAGGGGGTATTATGGGACACCGACTCCAACGAGGACTTTTGAGTTTAAGCACAGCATCTTTGCAGCACTGCACCAGTCGACTAAACAGAATGATAAGCAAAACACGTGTACCTTTTCcgttaatttgaattttgttcTAATAAACTGGTTCGTtgaaaaatcatgatttttttataaGTGATGAGAATAACGAATTAGTGGAGTGCGCTATGACCCCTCCACATCTTCAATCaaacataacaagaagaaaaagatttgCCAAATCAGCATGGGTTTGCACCAGATCCTTCATATTCCCACCTACAAGTTTAAGTACGTGACGAACttctgtggtcaaagggtagtataggtcccagggcaaaacgtggatggAAGCATAAACCTGGGAAACCTgctgaagcaacaccaacaactctactaccaaatcctatctctacctccacctGATAACCGCTGGGAACTGTTCctaaacgaaaagctgcagacggagaaggacgaaggcgagtctcccacacctaaaaacgcgacaaattgtcccaactggtcctccaggttgggggttgagtagggctgacaacgctatacggaaaactgaagttacgaagccacaacaggagcctcgaactggataATACAATGACGAAACCAGCAACGACAAAggtataacgatttgcgcattttctcatggaacgtgcgctccttgtacagagatttAGCTtgcaagcagctagccgataccctgttccaatataggactgatgtaacagcgttacaggagatgcgttgggcagggagcggttccctggagaagagtcgctacaccatatattatagtggccatccagtactgcttcttagtcagccaaaaaatgaaacctgttgttgtcgcttttgaaaatataagcgaaacgctatgcactctgcgtatGCGAGGCAAgattggaaatataagcctcataaacgttcacgccccaacagaggagactgcagagtcggagaagaatacaaaattatacttggggattttaacagccaagtagggaaggagcccgtattcaggggttgcgttggctcccatagcttacatcaaaatagaaatgataacggactacggattatccaataagcagtgtcacacgaaatgtttgttggaagtacctggtttgcgcggaaagcggtccaccaacatacgtgggcttctccagacgggaccactttcaaccaaattgaccacgtgttggatcgaacgccgctacctctcagccttgatgaatgtcagaaaatataggggggccaatatagactcggatcactatcacaTTGGCATAGTGCCCGGGCTCGAatgacaacaccacccagaatcccctctgacgatcaggtaagagttaacactaaagccatccacaacacagcccttcgcaacacctataagagggaaatggatgccgcaataaccgcggtaaacagaggacctggaaatgaaacatcaacaaatgatcttcacaatcacctgaagaccgttatcataaatacggccataaacatacttagccccagccgcaaaaagagtcagaaccgctggtttgacgatgaatgtaaactagcaacggaacggaagaatgctgcataccgagtaatgttgcattgtcAAAGGACGCGAgcacacgcggagacttatcacgaattccggcgagcggagaagcgacttcacagacggaaaaaagagaaccaataggtctgtgaactcgaaaagtgcagggagcaaccgcaccaagcgcggaagttttaccaacaagtcagcaggatgacgccttacacacctcaatcctcatcctgccgagacaaagagggaaatctgatttccggcagaatgggcatattgtggcgatgagttgagtactttgataaactattgaacaaccagaacgtcgacgagttgaaggtcccgtcaactgaagacgacggacaaatactgtcacaaccaagtgtagaagaaaaacgtcgtgcaattcatcgacttaaaaatcaaaagtcgctaggagccgaaggaattacagcaagtggttcatcaacttgtgcttaaggtgtgggacagcgaatcaacgcctgaagactggcaacgaggcattatctgtctcatgcataaaaaaggggatatcacgcagtgcagcaattataaaggtatcgcgttgctgagtaccatctgtaagatattctccgctatcttgctaagccggatagccccatacgcccagcatatcattggcccataccaaagaggcttcactccagccaaaacaggtcaggttttctctctgcggaaagcgatggaaaaactgttggaatatgggcatcagttgcaacatcttttcatcgactttaaagccggctatgatagcatagcctggataaaattgtacacggccatgagagaattcgatatccgtacgaaattgccctatcatgcgtccttttcaacctgattcaccttttcaaagtgattcgcgatgccgatgtaaatgcgagaggcaccatcctcttcaagtccacccaactagtgacttacgctgacaatatcgatctcatgggaaaaacaacccgaaatttacagtctaccttcatctagatcgagcaggcggcgcgagatcctgggctgcacattaatgaaggcaaaacgaagtatatggtggtaatagaacgaacaacatcgaatcgcactggtcaaacgaaaacaatgaagataagagactacaactttagaccgttgaaaatttctcctaaggtcgaaaatcacaaccgataacagctacgatgatgaaatccgcccacggttgttggcagccaacagagcctatttcaacttacaaaaactgttccactcgaaacgtctcaccatagggtcaaagctcttactgtacaagacaatgaccttgccagtcctcatgtatgcctcggagacttgggttcttagcaagaagaatagcgaactattggccgcgttcaagaaaagaatcctccgaagaatttttggccccctacatgaggattgacgattccgtagcctacacaatgacgaaatctatgagcgataccatgaccatccggttgtggataaaattcggctcaataggttacggtgggcgggtcagttaatccgtatggacgaggatgatccagcccggaaagtctataagggcaatatctatggtagaaaaagaagacgaggcagaccctgcctaagatggagcgatgacgtaggtcaggacgccagacagcttttagggatatcgaattggtggacctcggcgcaaaaccgggatgtttggagttccttattaaggcagggctcgaccggataccggttgttgcacagttgatgatgatgatgatgacgagctCCAAAAGGAATTGAATGAGGGCAACGAAAGATAAATCTTTCACACGCGTCTATGAAGACAGACCTCAGAGCCTTGATATTATCCCACGTTGAATGTAAAAATTAATGACTTTGTCATATAACGAATCATACCTGGTGCTAATTGGAGCAACATAGTCTGCGGACTGTGTCTGCTGTGGAGTGAAGACAAACGACCACAAAATTTTCTATTGTAAAAACACACAAAACATAGGGACAAATATAGAGTAAGATTTTTGGTTCCTTCCCTCTCCCTTAACTCTTACAGGACCTGgcgctttttttttctttttccttattcACTCACCAAACTCCACAGCAGTAATAAAAAACACAAAGGAAAAGAACAACATAGGACATAGGAAATGTTTCTCTTCTGAACGAGCTCTAGAAACTAAATATCGATACCGCTGACTTCATAGGTAACAATTTGCCGGCGGTCCCATCAGGAACCATCGTGATCCGTTGCCGCCACATTTTTAACTTCATGGGGCTCTGATAAACAACACTCAAATACACGTATTTGATCCATCTCCTAGCGTCCCTGACCTATTTGATTTTACATCAACGAAACTGTCTTAATTTCTATTGTGAATCCTAAATCATGGAACTGACCTTCACCTAATAACAATTGAACGTAAGAACAAGTCACTTACCTGCACATCTGTGCCTGTAACAATATTCCCAACACTCCTCAGCGCAGGCACAATAATGGACGGTTCGTCAATATCCAGCAGCGAGACCAATCGACTCACAAGTCCCGTGTCAATGATCGCCTGAATTCTTTTATTCTCGTCGTCAGTCACATAGGAAATAGCCCAGCATGCATCGGCCAACACCTGAGTATCATTAACATGCAGCAACCTTGCTAGCAGCGGCAGAATCGGTTGAATCTTTTCGAACGGCGGCGACGGGTTCTTATTCCTGCACAAGTTCGACATGAGCCACACAATATTCCGCAGGAAAGACAACGGGGTCGTCTCGCTCACAAGCCGGAGCAGGGGCTCAATTGCATTGTTGTTGAGTACAATATCGCGAGCAACCGGCCCATCGCCTGCAATATTTCCCAGCGCCCAGACCGATTGTTCGGCTACGGTCATGGTAGGTGATTCCAAGAGTGCAACGAAATACCGTACCGCATCTGCGTCTATCACAGTTCGAGTCTGTTCTGAGTTGCCGGAGGCTACGTTGGTCAGGGCCCAGGCGGCTTCGAACTGTAGTGGCGGGCTGTGAATGGAAGTTTAAAAAAGTTAGTCCTGAAAGTAAGGAATGCAAAAGAGGAGgtcgtacttttcgaatcgcTTCAGGAAGGAAACACACAGGGGGACGATGCCGTGCGAGATCATCAGATCAATTGGAGGATTCTGCTCGCGGCTCAACATTTTCCTGGCCGCTTGGACGCCCATGAACTGGCGGGCGGGATCACTAGACTTCATTGCTAGGATCATGTCCTCTACTTTCATAGCAACCGGCGACTGGCCATTTGCATCTTTTAGTGGCGACGTCAGTTCATCTTCGTTGATGTTTCTGCGCTTGAGCATTTGATCCTCTTTCTTTGATTTGCGAAGCTCCACGGTGATTTCATGTCGTTTCACACGCATGGTCTGGAAAGTAGCCATATTACAATCTAATCAGTCTTGGATATGTAGAAATTCCCAATTACCTCTGTGTTCTTTGCATGGTTTTTGTATGAACCGAGACGAGCTGTagcgttttccatttttttctgttttcggtGGGACGCGCACGTTTAAAATGAGTTTAGTCGTGATTTTTGTCAAAATTTGTTCGATATTTCAATGTCGATGATAGAAAATAGTCAAGAAAACCACGTGAACGAACCAGGACTGCACAACACCTGCACAAAGgctaaattgaaattcaaattagaCAACGGTCGACAGATGAAACCGTTCAACTGATCTGGCGGGGATCGAGGCTCGCGAAGTTGGCAGTGTTTATACGTGGATTGATGGCCAGGGGGCAGTAGGATCGTTTTGGCGGTTACATTGGACGGCTTTTGCCGCTacttaagggggccatcccgtgtgtcgggttgagaaatcgatttttttttttgcatgaattgtatctatatatattggagaatatgtgggcaaagggatattccgagtcgtttagaaattacagtgttaaacagataAAGAGTTTGCAGAGTACtcactctagccgcggctgcaaactcgaatctttttttacctgagccttataaactcgaacacaggtataaatataaaaataaataataaattgtctaaactgatttgctgtttggaataaaaaggataatccagtctagagtgagcactgaaaggctttcaagctatactcagttatactTTGttataagtattgtgctgtttgtgtgttcagtgatttttttaaatggatcgtacgaagggagatcgcttgaacgttcaacgtcatgctcgcactaaaaaacgagtatttcatgggaatcgatacttatcagagaagaaaaaggacttcgtatcaacatcagcaaagaaacttttagcaagcatgaaaatggatgttccaattgcaacAAGTATTGTATATCtgtattggattttgctggagttttcttcagtatttctgcaaataataaaatatacgtagtagtaaacaaGGAATGCGTAGtatatgtcgagaaaagaatgggaacgcggcttagaaatgcaaaggagAATCAccaaggcattggtggaaaaggggctggaaaacttactaataaggttattaacgacctcacaacatttttgggctagctattcgtcgacacgcaaatccgatagaaggaatgaagcaagaaatttgggcaactttcttccataaatgttctacagacgaaaatcctcagcatcaaaattgtccaacaggcgaggacagttggtgcaaatggcgtaaatcggaagctaaaggagaactggatagtttccaccacgagaaggcacctttgactgaagaaattcaaacagtcatcaaaccaatctacgaagatttgtcacgagataatCTCttaaacagatgtttaggagcagagacccagaataacaatgagtcgttaaatgcattgatctggactttcgctcctaaacaccttcattctggggccaaggtcgtgaaaatagccacttttctggctgtaattattttcattgaagtattcaatggcattttcaaaatactagtgacaatgggatgtcaagttggtcacatatgtcaggtttatgacGACCGCcgcaatgaagcgcgaatttggcggtccgaacgacgatcgactggcctcgctaaaagagccagaattgaaaccagagagcaacaatcggccttacaagacttttttgaagaaacagagGGTGCTccctatggaccaggtatagcagattaatggtgagttaacaTTTTACTGATgacaatcacatttaaattttcaaatacgtttttctcgaaactgcatcttgaaaatcgcctgccaccatagctcaaaatctatccaaccaaattctttgaaattttcacgacttctttaatacatatttctacggtccgccaactaggataattgcaatccgatgggtaattttttttttattcataaaaaagccgtaaaaattattaaaaattaaattaagtttaaaagcccaccaaaaatttaccttttaatattttctgatTATCAGAGTTTGCGGATcttggaatattgtccacattaaaatgctgcttagttttttttctcagatgaacacagcgccctccagcgtggcagcagaaaaacacctttttttggagatgggtgcataaattgacacgtgttccgaaaactagctacgatatcaagctgaaaaatttatcacatatacgagagatatcaataaacatatggtgaaaaaatcacgtttctatctttatccagtcctccaaaataatttttccaaaaaaggcaaaaaacggccttcacacgggataacccccttaaggGTTTGCCCTTAATTGTTGCCTGTTTGTGTCGGCGATTTTGGTAGCTCAACTTCAATGAACTTCCGTAATTGCTGAAAAGCCGGTGTCCTAATTATATTCAAAGTTTCTATTGTTTGTATTTTATCTAGTTTACCATTTAGATATTTGTATTCCAAGACCAGTCGCTTTATATCTTAAGGTTGTATCCTTACGTTTGtatcaattatttcaaattatactTTTCTGGTAAAGAGAAGATAAAAGATAAACCTTAACCTGCCGAAGCTAAAACAGTTTGGATTCAATGTTCCTTACCCTTCCACAGCAGCTTCCATTTCAAAAGCAATGTTTTGACGTCCAACCAAGTGATGTCGGCACCATCCCCTATTTTCCGGCGCTTTTGTTTGCTGGTCGGCACCGTTAAACGTCTGGCATGTGGTGCTGATCGTTCTTACGGGTTGTGTCGTTTGAATGTTGGTCCGTGAATGCGAAGTAGTTGAATGTCATAAAGAAATTGTGTTCGGCAGTGAATTTCGCTGTTTAGTTAGATTTTAGCCAATCAATTTCGTTCAGTGCAATCTGGAGACCTCCTTGTCCGCGACATGTCACAGGAACAGGTTGTTGATACGCAAAGGGCGACCGAGAGCCAGTGCTCGATCTGGAGCACTATGGAAAGTCAGCCGATCGAGCCCATCGTGTGGGGCCGCTTGTACGGGAAAAATGTGCACATCAAGTCATTGGGTACGAGGTTTCAAGTTATACATTCAAGTCCGTCCTCTGAGAATTTCGGTAACATAATTTCGAATTTGTTACAAAAGTCACTGTTCAGCCGATCGCAGGTTGGGGATGATTTCGTAATTTCTCTTTGCGTTTCAGATTTATGCGTTGAGAATTTCACAGTGGGACGGGCGGAGGACAACAACTTGACCCTGAATGAAGGCAATGTTCCGCACAAGATCTGGTGTCGGGtctccaacaaacatttcgagATATCGCGCGAGCGGGGAGACCTTTCGAAACCTGTTTACATCCAGGTAAGTGAGGATCCGATTTTAAGATTAATTTGCGTTGTAGCATGAATTTTAATTGGCGAGGACAGGTTGCGGTGATTAAAAGTGAAGCACGGACCTGCCTGCATCTTTGAAAAAATGCTCATTGTAATAATGTACGGAATAAAACGAAGACTGCGGCATTAGTAGAACTAAGTTTAGTTAAACTATTTCTAATATTGCCAGGATAAGTCCATTTGGGGCTTGATAATTACTTTTAACTGCTAAAAGTGATTGAAAAACTGCAATTTTCATTGTTATCTTAATTACAAATTAACCTTATTACTTCGTTAATGATGTTTTTCGACATGCGCCCCCATCCCTGCGAGATCACCGTAAAGTATGACTTCGCAAAGAAGGGCTTCGTCTGCATCGACACGTTCAAAATACCCTTCTCTTCTGCTTTTCGGGTTTGAGCCTTTTTCTTATTGCAGCAATTGTTGCGTTTATGGTGCACCAATTTACTTCCGACCGCTGCATCCCCTCCACAAGGGGATCCCTCGAGCCcatccaccctctacacctctcataactgcagactgctccgaatctctggccattcctctccttacgccttccttggttgagttccttattggtaatcttgaccctaatgtcggacctggccccgatgcgcttcctaacctcttcctccttaactgtaggaaacacatttccctccccttgagtataatctacaacaaaagtctagatgaatgctacattccccgtctctggaaagaagcCTATCATCcccatcctcaagagcggagacccttctcttgctgtgaactacaaTCCATCTGTCTTCTTTCCTCTTGCTCTAAAATCCTGAAaaaatacgtcaacga
The window above is part of the Hermetia illucens chromosome 3, iHerIll2.2.curated.20191125, whole genome shotgun sequence genome. Proteins encoded here:
- the LOC119652815 gene encoding importin subunit alpha, which gives rise to MENATARLGSYKNHAKNTETMRVKRHEITVELRKSKKEDQMLKRRNINEDELTSPLKDANGQSPVAMKVEDMILAMKSSDPARQFMGVQAARKMLSREQNPPIDLMISHGIVPLCVSFLKRFENPPLQFEAAWALTNVASGNSEQTRTVIDADAVRYFVALLESPTMTVAEQSVWALGNIAGDGPVARDIVLNNNAIEPLLRLVSETTPLSFLRNIVWLMSNLCRNKNPSPPFEKIQPILPLLARLLHVNDTQVLADACWAISYVTDDENKRIQAIIDTGLVSRLVSLLDIDEPSIIVPALRSVGNIVTGTDVQTDTVINAGGLPRLAKLLEHNKNNIVKEAAWTLSNITAGNQRQIQDVIDADVFPRLRKVLVTGDFKCQKEAAWVVTNATTSGTPEQVVSLIEKFDLLKPFCDLLNSNDARTVKVVLTGISNVFNLAEKLGGTSSLCLLMEEIGALDKLEALQNHQNEEIYNQAFTLVDTYFVAQEDENLAPKQAGGEYEFTGEVKQVFEF